The Cydia amplana chromosome 1, ilCydAmpl1.1, whole genome shotgun sequence DNA segment GACGTCGCGTTGGCGAACTGATAAATCTGTTTCCATTCAGTCTCCGATAACAATGACAGGAACTTGTTATCGCGAGGCTTTTATACGGACGGAGGATATTGTTCGAATGAACTTTTAATATGTTACTTACTGGCTGCTGGTCCGACATAATGAGTACATTATACTCATTTTATTACCATTTATTATGCATgagttataaaaataatgtaggtaattatgTGATAGTAACTATTATGCACATTGtagataaaattacaatatttaatagACATAATTAACTATTGCTTGAGGTTAAAGTTTTATATAAACGTTAAATTATTGAGTACGATTAATTTAACCGAATTAAGTAACGTGTCAATGTATTTAAGTGAATTGTAATATGGTTATgagcaataaagattatttaaacCTAAATATGATGGTCCTAAATGCATGTAAGTCCAGtagtagtttccgagaaaataggctgtgacagacggacagacagacagacgcacgagtgatcctatacttaagggttccgttttttccttttgaggtagggTTCCTTTTAATGAAATTATCAAATTTTAAGTATCATTTTGGCCACGACATAGGCgtcattcatttattacgtaagacgatttaagtggggaagggggggggggtcattaTTTTTAGGCGGAACCCTAAAGGAAAAAAATGActgtaatgtaatgatgtggtatatttttagaatcggctcagaaagccctttcgtttaataccacacgacacaataggtttctaaacaatattttttattccatacaaaaaatgatGACTTCATAACTCCActtcttttttgtttgtttgtttgttggtgcttcgggtcaaattgattcaaatggcctaaagatcaatcgtaccgatgtTCATACATTTAACActatttgcagcattttactgaatttcgcgGTATACCACTATCACTATTAGGTTAGGTTGGGTTTGACGTTTTCATCATGTGGCCAACCGATAGTTTCCTAAAATGATTGCTGCGTCATGAAATGTAGCACACTGAAAAttacaattaggtacatattataatacactAAGCACCATAGCCATTAGGTTCCATTGTTCTGTACGGGCTAATCGCAGATTAGATAAAACTTGTTTAGAGACTAGTGAGACCATACATGCTAATAAGCCCCAGATCAAGTCACATAATTTCGAGTTAATTAAACATTGTTGTAGATTCGTATCGTTCGTGATAATGACCGTTACATGCAGCGATGATGCGCAAAATCGACATGTTCGTTGTTTACAACGCTTATCATCCACTCGGTCACCACTGACCGGGTACCTAATTTAAAGTACCGGGTTTGTTTGTGGCCTGAGGAATATCTAAATGTAATTCGTAATGATGAGCGTGCTTCGTTAGATGCGATGCGAGGTGAAGGCCTCGAGGATAGTCTCGCGAAGTGCTGTTTTTATTGCGCTTTATTGATATCATTTAACTGTCTGAAGCTACCTTATGGCTTAGGTGCCTACTCCCACTTAAGGAATCACTTTGTTGGTTAGGCGTCTATAATTGCCCAGTGCTTTAGGTATTTCTTGTCTCTTTGACTTTATTGTCTATCATCAATTTATCATTGTAGTGATAAAgagttatttattaatatgaaATAATGGCATACATGCAGCAAGTCGTTTTAGTCACTCGCAGTAGGTTAGTCAAATTTACTTACATGTTGGTGAACCAATAATGCAATTTATATGGGTTAAATATGTTCCCATTTTTTCTATTCAAATATTGTGATTTCATATTGTTCGATAACGCTGCCTACATCCGTTTATATCTTTCCTTGTTTGTTGTTACAGGCCAATTCAAAAATAAGTCTAATAAGACGAGTGGACGACGAATGGCTGTACGGGAGGGTGCGAAGCGGGGCCTCGGGCCTGTTCCCCGCCAACTACGTGGAGGTGCGCGTGCCGCTGCGacacgccggcgccggcgccgcgcaggCGCAGGCGCGCGCGCTCTACGACCTGCAGCCCGAGCAGCCCGGCGACCTGCGCCTGCGCGCCGGCGACACCGTCAACGTGCTCTCCAAGCTCAACGACCAGTGGTACTTCGGCGAGTGCAATGGACTCAGAGGACAATTCCCCATTAATTATGTGCAAATGAGCTAGCTCGCTCTCGATGTATCGTTTCGGTGCTGGTATTTCTTAAACTAGTAATGTGATAAAATATACCGTTTTAAGACTGAAGTCTACTGTATCGCTCGAATGATCCGAGTGCTGCTGCTCCGGGGTGGGGAGAGGTAGGCGACAGGAACGTAGTAAATAATCTTGTAAATTGATATTAGTGCAATATTgccataaatattttgatatctTCGGTAGggctaaaataaaattttccagtaaaacaaaaaaggcTGCTTGATTTATGTCTATGATGAAAAATCAGGTAGGCTCCTGTGAAGCCATAAGTGTACAATTAATTTGCGTTTTCGCACTAATGTTGCCATTATAACGTAGTTGTTTAGATTAAGCACTAATAAGGGCACTGTATGATATATTATTAGTTATCGATAGAACTGTTGAATGTAAATAATTCACATAGTAAATTCAGTATTAATATATATGCTGTATATTGTAGCAGTATGGTGGGTGTCATGTCTCGATCAGGCTTTgacaaatttattttttgtgaGGCGAGTATGTAACCATATACTTTGCTACATGCAAAGTGTGGTTTACTTCAGCCGATAATAACTGCAACAATTGTTGTGTCATATTATCAACTTGATGATTAATGGCATTGTTTTTGTAGTTGGAATGCACTGCAGTTCGTCACTAAATCATAGGAATGGTAACTAATTTGTGGCATTCAGTCTCACTATtcaaaacataaatataaacCATAACAACAGTGATGCATCTTGTAGTGATTATATGTTTGTTTTctgttatattatttcaaaggGACCACAATATTAAGTGCCTTAAGTATAATGTCTCCAACCCAATAATTTGTATATAAATGATCTTATTTATGTAGttataataaaatctaatatcaACTTTTTTTACTTTGCCATAAATCCCCGGTTATTATTGGTGTATATGAGCGCATCCTAAAGACATTATAAAACAGAGTGAAACGATTCAAATGTTCGTGACCGGCCGCTAGTATCTCGCTAAGGAGAATTGGGTCCGGTGAAGGCAAGTTGTAGGTTTAAATCTCACTTTGGccatatatattacctatatacagtgtggaaagataagtcgggctcTGGAGGGAAACtgccttaaatccttaagctggctcattttacttaatggagacattcctttatttttaaaaagaaacaaaattgcattcaaagtatttttctttttttctgcaATTTGGctaatttggcttgtctaaaaaaatcttgagtactaaatattacattttatggattttttgtacgacagacgagtttaagacctaatgtttcttggagaaatgttattattaacattaactgtatcgactagtagaataataTTGAgagtttttattcttttttggaatttttagtcggttcgagtcccgggccaggcaagcgagttttagaaaatcgttgaatgcagttttgtttctttttaaaaataaaggaatgtctcctttaagtaaaataagccagcttaaggatttaaagtagtttccctccagggcccgacttatctttccacacagTATATTATACATTGGCACAGTATTATTAAGTCCAGTACCTAAACAAAGGTGTAACGTCGCGAGAATCATCGTTGTAAATGACATTAAATACtgcattaaatattatttttacattttacttaggggctattcataaattacgtaatTTCAAATGTTAGCATAACGTAGGAGGAAACAGGAGGGGGGGAATTTTAGAGGGGGGTCAAGAATAGATGAGGTAATTTATAAACAGCCCCTTATTTGCGTTTAAAAACTGCTACCCTACATGTACCCTACTGCTGTTTATAATTTCAAAACGTAAAATTCGACTTGACTGACCGCAATTATTGTCACAAAAATATACCTTTTAAAAAGCTCAACAGACTccaaaaatgataaaataatattcCTTTTATATACGCTAGCAACTCTATAAATGATAatgaaagaccaatttcatCACATACAGTGAGGTTTATTATATGAACAAAAATAATCtatgcttaaaaatatttacaattccTTAATTACAACTTAGTGTCAACATACCCTGTTCGCTTTTCAACCGTTGCTTTATAATAAACATCGCTAAACGATTTGTTGGCAAGACGACACCCGACTTCCGTCTAACTTGCGTTTCGAAAAACAAAATACTCCGTTTAAACCTACGGGTTAATGTATAAGTATTACAACGATGAGATGTACCGATACACACAAAACGAATCCTCATTCACAACATGTTGAAAAGGGAAAAGAGGGCGGGATTTTTTCTAATGTAGACTACGTACTACATATTTTCTAAGTATCTAATAACACAGTCCCGAACATTGCCTAGTATAAATTTTCCGATTTTACAAAATAACATACTTCTCTTTTGTCGCTATAAAGCACTCCCAAGCTTCTCAAATATATAGATAATATTTTCAggtacaaaacaaaaatataaaactctTGGTCTTTTCACAATAAAAgtctaataaatatttatataggtacaggcagagtaaatataaaataaaagtttagaGATATAAAAGTGGAAGATATCGTAAAATGTCAGTGAAGAATTGAAGCAAAAAGAACACGACAAGCAAATGCTTTTCTTTCTTATTGAtatgaaacaaaaacaagtgaaaCAGCGAGAGCTAAATTACGTAATTGTAAACATTAGGTACATTCAGATTCAATGCAGCTAGATTTTTTAGACACTGGGTACAACTTCTCGGTTGtttccactagttaccaccaacttgttagcagtggtaagtacctaacaAGTGTGAGAAAAAAAGCCAGCACTTACCACAAattcggtttggtggtaacaagtgggaattatttttcttaGTTATACTGTTGTTACCACTGAGGACAAATGAGATATTTGGGGACGTGGTGAGAAAAATATTCTCCGTTGTTGGTAACAACTGGCAACAACTTGCATCCACAAAACcgcatttattaaatttattttaatgacgAAAATGAAGTCGAACCGAAACCTTCTCATCTTTTGTTAAGTATAAAGCCAAAATAAATATTCTACTTATTTAATGTTTTCTTTTCATTAGCCGTTTCGTTTAACCTATTTTTCAACGCCTCAACAACTAGGTATCAGACCAATCATCTTAAAGATAAATACACATTAAGTTAACAGCATTTATATTTAACAAATGGAAGCTTGCAATTTTCATGTGAtaactacataaaaaaaattataacttgattttattttaacattgtcaAGGTTCAATCAAATATTAATTAACATTGTATGTCTTACAGCAACAGCATCAAATGTTAGAACAGATCTTgtttatatagatatatatttacgGCCGTTTCACGGTAAGACTACCTACATCCGAATTCCGAACATGTAAGCGTAACAATTCATTTAACACGGAAAGATTCTAGCATTAGGTAAGGACACGATTACACCAAATAAGGTCAGTTTCCGAGACTGAACGCCACAAGCATTCTACTGTCAAACTTTCTATTGATATAGCACAAACCGttaaaaagttaatattttagaCATATGCAACTTCCCTCTAAGCAGTTGGCTAATATGATAATAGCACAGCAGCTAACACATTCGTCGGCTTGGCCATGCGAATTTAAAATTCAATGTTCGATTTGCTAAGAAGTGAGTTATCGATTGATGAAAATGACTTATAGGTTATGGTATTTACAAGGAACAAGAAAATATTCTAGTCGGGCCTATAGATAGGTATTCTAGGGATGAATTCGATGAGCAGCACATACTCCATCATGGAGGAGGAGTCGCAGTGTTGCTTGGTGAGCCGCCAGCGCAGCCCCAGCTTGTTGTAGAGCCGGCTGTTCTCCCACTCCAACAGCTTGTTCAGCGAATGTTGTGTCTGGAATTGCAGTAAGTATTACTGAATAGGGTGTTTTATACAGATAAATTCCAAACAATCTAAATTAAACCAAAAGCATTTAGAATGTTCTTAAAGGCTTTTCATGGGTTTATCCATATGGAACGCGTTTGTGTGGGGTGGGTATTGCGCTCGCACCGCAAAGCGCaggaaaatatatatatgtcggagcgagacaccagaaagacgtattgcagcattacagttcatagttagacgcctgtatgaagtcgattagcaatgtttggctgcgtattatttgcttgtaacgtaataataaagttgcgtagtgagtaacgccaccatctattggcgtattgttgaactaagatgacaggtagaaggctttggaacgtcaagaggtgtatcttgagtgaacgtaggcacgaactagcatttttgtcgttatgttggtagactggtcaggcaggtttaccaacttgaattggaggcgggaacagttggctccgccgcgggcactggcttccttcttcgtgatcggaccgcgctagagatcggatcGGACGtaagccaagctcgtgcctaattcgctacgttcctgaaggcttatacctgaaggattattctgaaagcttatagattccaacgttctttaaccgtttcgcTAAGTGTTTAtttcaagtgttattttgatttcttatgtgccattagaagcttacttttgtaaaataaagaaactatgtgttgttttgaaaatatatgtcctgccgagtttgttgccgggttaaatcttctcgggccagaggtgtagggttggagccggtgtagtttgacttaaataaagatttgaacgatttcatgtgatcttttttattttaattgaatccgattccatcgtaaggtcgtttagttattttgattatttagtactgaaatatagtaggcactagtatggttaacgagtctgaatgtttatttcatgcgttggtagcatacctactattctggctgtgaagtaatacatcgaggtaccatgcccaccacccgctatcaatagccccACACATTTAGCCTtctccctcttcgacatatatattatagatCTTCTTTTATGCCTATGACAGTGATAACGGGACAGGtggaactaaataaaagcttgaaaaCTAGTAAGAGGCAAGCGCCACCTAAAATATTGATGATGCACACGGGGAACGCGGTATTATATGAaatatataaagtacctacaacAGTGTTTTGTTTCGAAAGTGAATAAACCGTAATTATAGTGTAGATTTCCGAACCCCTTTACTTACTTTAATATTCATTTTAGTTTTCAAAATATAACTATATAAGAAATATACCGATTATGTCTTGTATAAAGTCATGAGTGTATTATTAGAATAATTAACAATTTAACATTGCCTTGCATAAACAAAATACGTTAGCTAAAAGACAACATACACTTTGGCATAGTCCAAGTCATTAATACACATTATGATAATTTGTACGAGGTAAAATAGAGGGTATAATATAAcatgtaagtaattaataaacaaactgGAAATTTACTTAACAAACTGGAAATTTACATAACAAACTGGAAATTTACTTAACAAACTGGAAATTTACTTAACAAACTGGAAATTTACTTAACAAAGTGGAAATTTACTTAACAAATTTTATAAGgagtctatagttcgtttttttttagcattagaaagaaggtaaacaatcttgacatgtcttttaattgaaaaacgctttttaaaaatcagtaactattacttatgaaagcagaagagtatatataattgtattagattcataattgttacatatttgccattatttatttttaaaacgtgtttttcaataaaaagacacgtcaagattgtttaccttatttctaatgctaaaaaaaacgaactatagttaggttcatggtataataatataccatgaacctaataatttattagaccatggttaGGTTCTTGTTTTGTTGCAATATACTGCATCCTATTACGTACAAAGGCGAACTGAACTACTGCAACACACTTTGGGTTACTTTTTTATCTTGAAAATCATACCTACCCTGAGGATTCAAAAGGAAGgaagtttacagtacatatggtgctacttgtGTGTTAGTGATCAGCTCTACACAGAGAAGGTTGTGGGCAAAAGTTATAAAATCAaagaataatatacctacataattcataaatagTTGTCAGGATTCATGCAGAATTCAAATCCaaaatattcatttatattCACATACAGATATAAAAACATTGAAGTGTTGGTGGCCTGAAGGTTGCATGTTCGAACCCTGACTCGATGCCAATGAATTTGTTGGaacttaagtatgaaatagCATTAGGTATTTACTAATGGCTATTCAGTGAAGTAAAACATATTGCGAAAACCATCTTTTTCTGATTAATCATTTCTACGCTGTAGTTTCTTGGTATGACTTACCCTTTTACTAAGACATATGACTGGCCAAAGAGAGCATCCAAGAGTACAGCAACAACAGACACAGCCGCAGAACAGCCACTTAACATTAACTGGCAGTGTTTTCTTCAGTACGCTGTTGATGCGTGCCACTGTTGCCTGGTACTCCTCGGGGGCCACACGGGACTGCAGGCCCGATGGGAACTCGCCATTGAATCGATTACTTAAACCAAAACTGTAAACaaatatcaattttattattttgggtTATGAATCAATGCATCAAAATGTGATGTGATTTCTTTCCAACTGTCCagctccgatttgatttatttcgaTATATATTAGAAAATAACTAAAAATCGGTAATAACAGATACATATTTCTTTTGAGTGCCCAATCTCAACCTATTGGGAGAAATTGTCCTCCAAAGTACTGTAAAGTGACTAAACCCTTTTTAGGAAAATATGAGTTTGAGCTGATACAACAAAACAGAtgctcaatatttttttatgttctcAAACATTTAATTGATATATTCAAACCAGTAATTAACTAGGAATTTGCTTGAATAAAAATCTACAGAAGTTAGAGGTTTTGTCACTCTTCAGTACTTTGGAGGCAAATTTCTACCAATATGTTGAGATTTGGgcagttaaaaaaataagtattattttagaCTATTCTGTAACATatattatcaaaataaatcaaatttggGTCATACAGTTGAGTATGTTTCCTTGTTAGTAATactgtatttaattttat contains these protein-coding regions:
- the LOC134652854 gene encoding cysteine-rich hydrophobic domain-containing protein 2; the encoded protein is MADFDAIYPDETESEENIEETHVTLVPDPIVVRGAGNMTVFGLSNRFNGEFPSGLQSRVAPEEYQATVARINSVLKKTLPVNVKWLFCGCVCCCCTLGCSLWPVICLSKRTQHSLNKLLEWENSRLYNKLGLRWRLTKQHCDSSSMMEYVLLIEFIPRIPIYRPD